From the Tissierellales bacterium genome, the window TTACACTAGGTTGTTTTAGCCTAAAAGACTGTATCCTTCAGCGCTAAGTCTCTCTTCTTGTTCCTTGAGACCACAGACGATAATGTCGACATGGTCTGCAAATTCTACGCCTAAAGCTTCTCTAGTTTCTTCTAAATAGGCTCTGTCAACTGCTTTAGAAAATGCTTTGTCCTTCATCTTTTTCTTTACAGATTTTGCTTTAAGACCTTCTAAACGAGTAGGTCTCATAAGAGCGATAGCTAGTATGAAGCTAGACATCTGGTCTACAGCACTTAAAGTTTTTCTCATATTGTCAGTTCGCATGGCTTTAGCTTCGTCGCTCAATCCATGTGATAATACAGCATCTACAAAATTTTGATCTACATCAGCATTAGCCAATAGTTCAGGTGATTTTGCTGGATGAGTTTCTGGATACTTTTCAAAGTCTATATCGTGAAGAAGACCTAGATTTCCCCATTTTTCTACGTCCTCACCAAAATGTTTAGCGTATGCTATCATAGCTGCTTCTACAGCTAAACTGTGTCGATATAACTGGTCTGATTTTACGTGTTCTTTTAGTAAAGTGAGTGCTTCATTTCTATTCATTTTAAATCTCCTCCATATATATTATTTCTTGAGCATAGCCCAATCATCTTCTATATTATCAGTCATTTTTGACAAAAGTGTGAATATCAAGTCTTTTTCTTCAGTTTCAAAGCCATCAAAACATATATCTATTTGTCTATTTTCTTCTTCTATTATAGCCTTATAGATTTCATTGCAAGTATCTGTAGGATATAGAAGATACGAACGTCCATCGTTAGCATCTCTCACTTTTGTTACAAGTTCTTGTTCTATGAGTTTTTTGATGCTTTTAGCTGCAGTAGTTTTGTCCACTTTTAAAAGGTTAGAAAGTGCCATCTGGTTGATACCAGGATTTTCACAAATTCTACTGATGTAGAGAAACTGACCTTTTTTTAGCCCTTTTTCTCTGAATTTTGACTCCACAATAGCGTGTATAGTTCTAGTTAGAGTTCCGAGTCTCCTGAGTATTAGATGTTTTGGTCCTGTCATTATAAATCTCTCTCTTTTAACATAGATACTTTTTCTAAGAACTCATCTACTTTTTCTTTTGGTGTAGCCCATGAAAATACTAGTCGAATGCAAGTTGAGCCTTCTGCCATTTGAGACCAATCGTGAAATGCAAAATCCTTTCTAAGCTCAGATATCATATCATCGGAAAATACCGGGAAAATCTGATTGGTTGGGGATTCTACGAGTAAACCAAATCCCATGTTGCTTAGTTCTTCTTGGGCGTATTGTGCTAAATCTCTAGCATACTTTCCAAGTTCAAGATAAAGATCATCTTTTAGAAGAGTTTCAAATTGTATTCCTAAAATTCGTCCCTTAGCTAGCATAGCTCCTCTTTGTTTTAGCATATATCTGAAATCATTTTTGAATGCTTCATTTGAAAAAATCAATGCTTCTCCTAGCAGTGCTCCATTTTTGGTTCCTCCAAAAAAGAATGCATCAGTGTATTTGTTTACCAATTCTAATGATAGCTCAGCTTCTGGTACTACTAGCGCAGAAGAAAGTCTTGCGCCATCTAGATATAGAAGTAGTCCATTTTCACTGCAATATTCATAAAGTGATTTGAGTTCCTTTGCAGTATAAATAGTTCCTAGCTCAGTTGGATTTGATATATATACCAATCTAGGTTTTACAGAATACTCGAAATTATAGTCATCTAGTACAGGCTGTATAATCTTAGGTGAGAGCTTGCCTTCAGAATTTGCTACAGTTATTACTTTATGCCCTGTAGCTTCTATAGCACCAGTTTCATGACCAGCGATGTGTCCAGTCTTAGCAGAGATGCAAGCTTCATGCGGTCTTAGCGCGCAGCTTATAGCTAAAAGATTTGTTTGAGTTCCACCAGATATGAAGTGCACATCTATATTTTTATCATTCGTAGCATTTTTAAGTAATTCTATAGCATGCATACAATGAGAATCCATACTATATCCATCTTCTTGATTTAAATTTGTTGATACGAGGGCATCTAATATTTTAGGATGTGCTCCCTCGCTATAATCGTCTTTAAAACTATACATAACCAAAACCCCTTTCCATAGTAAAAAAATAGTTGAAAGTTCTACTAAAAATATAATACAACAATTTAGTAGACTTTTCAACTATTTTTGAAAAATAAAGTTAAAATATTAAAAAAACTGTAAGTAATTTATAAATTGACTTAAGGAAAATTATAAAAATCTATATTTGAATACTTTAGTTCACATAATTGAAAAAAAGTGGTAGACTTAAGTGATGAGAGCTTAAATAGAAAGCTTAAATAAAAGCTCTAAATACTTGAAGTTAAAGGAGATTCTAATGAAATTTTATAGACCATATGCTGAGCGTGTGCGAAAAGTTTTTGAAAAGTGTGAGCATACGATGAACGAATTTCCTTCGCCGTATGATGTGCAGGGAAAAGCTTATTTAGATAAATATAATCCAGAGAAAAAGACTCAGGGCAATTACATATGTTATTTACTACCATTTTGGCTAGAGGAGCCGTTTGAATTAGACCCAGATGTTACAGAATTGTTGGCAGAAGCTTGTATATTTAAATTGTTGTATTTTATGATTCAAGATGGGATATTAGATGCTAAAGACCCTAGAGAGCAGGTGAAAAAATTACCTCTTGGGAATCTTTGCTTCGTTAGAATTTACAAATTGTATCAGAAATTATTTGATTCTGACTCTAGATTTTGGGGATATTTTGAAGACTATATGAATAGTTGGGCGGCTAGTATGGCTTTTGAATCAAAATGTGATGAAGAAAAGAAAAAAGAACTAGAAAAAGACACAAAACCAGTACTTGCTCAGAAAGCAGCACCTCTAAAAGTAGCAGTATATGCTGCAGCACTGATAAAACAAAGAGAGGGCATAGTGGAATCAGCGGTTTCACAGGTAGATCAAGCTCTAACTACACTGCAATGGATAGATGATTGGGTTGATAAATACAAGGATTATGAGGATGGAAACCTTACACCAGTACTTGCGGAGATAATGGATTTTGCGAAAGTTGATAACATGGATTCACTTGAGCGCGGGGATATAAATAGAGCTGCATATTTTAGCAATATACCTAAGAAACTTTATATGCTAGCACTAGATGGAAAAAATTATTTAGAAAAAGATGATGAGGTAACCATACCGGGAATAGTTGATTTTCACGAAGAGCTAGAAGATACACTTGCAGAGCTTGTGGAGC encodes:
- a CDS encoding MarR family transcriptional regulator, with protein sequence MTGPKHLILRRLGTLTRTIHAIVESKFREKGLKKGQFLYISRICENPGINQMALSNLLKVDKTTAAKSIKKLIEQELVTKVRDANDGRSYLLYPTDTCNEIYKAIIEEENRQIDICFDGFETEEKDLIFTLLSKMTDNIEDDWAMLKK
- a CDS encoding beta-eliminating lyase-related protein; its protein translation is MYSFKDDYSEGAHPKILDALVSTNLNQEDGYSMDSHCMHAIELLKNATNDKNIDVHFISGGTQTNLLAISCALRPHEACISAKTGHIAGHETGAIEATGHKVITVANSEGKLSPKIIQPVLDDYNFEYSVKPRLVYISNPTELGTIYTAKELKSLYEYCSENGLLLYLDGARLSSALVVPEAELSLELVNKYTDAFFFGGTKNGALLGEALIFSNEAFKNDFRYMLKQRGAMLAKGRILGIQFETLLKDDLYLELGKYARDLAQYAQEELSNMGFGLLVESPTNQIFPVFSDDMISELRKDFAFHDWSQMAEGSTCIRLVFSWATPKEKVDEFLEKVSMLKERDL
- a CDS encoding HDIG domain-containing protein encodes the protein MNRNEALTLLKEHVKSDQLYRHSLAVEAAMIAYAKHFGEDVEKWGNLGLLHDIDFEKYPETHPAKSPELLANADVDQNFVDAVLSHGLSDEAKAMRTDNMRKTLSAVDQMSSFILAIALMRPTRLEGLKAKSVKKKMKDKAFSKAVDRAYLEETREALGVEFADHVDIIVCGLKEQEERLSAEGYSLLG